Proteins co-encoded in one Capsicum annuum cultivar UCD-10X-F1 chromosome 9, UCD10Xv1.1, whole genome shotgun sequence genomic window:
- the LOC107842419 gene encoding asparagine--tRNA ligase, cytoplasmic 2, whose product MASEQAPAVEMPVTLSKYTKRVMLKTLLGRSDGGVGLIGKRIVIGGWVKSSREIRIQTVTPPPPAHVVSPKDVTCSEVLQSRIPLLRSLMKVFGAGEHRAREKLNVIIQKAPQPSVSILQVSDGSCVPSLQVLVDSVLATPCQVMPSGTCVLIEGVLQRPSVQGKHVVELQAEKILHLGLVDQSNYPLSKKRLPLESLRDCSHFRPRTTTVASVTRIHNALTWATHGFFQDQGFLHVQVPIITSTDSEGFSEKFLVTTLLSKGKKDDQISSTENAGVSVEAIWASIKDKSKKVEELSRTDSNKEALVAAQQDLKKTKELVSQLETRQKANSGVTIDTRKFDFSKDFFARQTYLTVSGHLHLESQACALGNVYSFGPRFQAEKSASKKSLAETWMVDVEMAFSELEDAMDCANDFLKFVCKMLVEDCMEDLQFVLKRIDKAVIERLQFTMSSSFERISYAEAIEVLRQVAGKKFQSNVEFGVALTEEHQSYLVDEIYKKPVIIYNHQKGLKPFYVRLNDDGKTSATFNVVLPKVGTVIRGSQSEERFDVLSSRMKELGLPKQQYEWYLDLRCHGSVKTSGFSLMLESLVLYATGLNDVKDAVPFPRSSGRANN is encoded by the exons ATGGCTTCAGAACAAGCTCCAGCGGTTGAGATGCCAGTCACCCTTTCGAAATACACAAAAAGGGTGATGTTGAAAACTTTATTAGGACGCAGTGATGGTGGGGTGGGGTTAATTGGTAAGAGGATTGTAATTGGAGGGTGGGTTAAGTCCTCCAGGGAGATCAGGATACAAACTGTAACGCCTCCTCCCCCCGCACATGTGGTGAGCCCAAAAGATGTTACCTGTTCCGAGGTTCTTCAATCTCGGATTCCACTACTCAGGTCCCTTATGAAGGTCTTTGGAGCAGGGGAACATCGTGCACGTGAAAAATTAAACGTTATTATTCAAAAGGCTCCACAACCCTCAGTGTCAATATTGCAAGTTAGTGATGGCTCTTGTGTGCCCAGTCTTCAG GTTCTTGTGGACTCGGTACTAGCGACTCCATGCCAAGTTATGCCTTCGGGAACATGCGTATTAATTGAAGGTGTATTGCAGAGGCCATCAGTGCAGGGGAAACACGTTGTTGAGCTCCAAGCAGAGAAAATCTTACATCTTGGTCTGGTTGACCAATCTAATTATCCATTATCTAAGAAGCGATTGCCTCTGGAATCCTTAAGAGATTGTTCCCACTTTCGGCCTCGGACAACGACG GTGGCATCTGTCACGCGAATTCATAATGCCCTTACTTGGGCAACTCATGGCTTCTTCCAAGATCAAGGGTTCCTTCACGTTCAAGTACCCATAATTACAAGCACAGATTCTGAAGGTTTTAGTGAGAAATTTCTCGTTACAACTCTTCTTAGCAAGGGCAaaaaggatgaccaaatcagttcCACTGAAAATGCTGGAGTCAGTGTTGAAGCCATCTGGGCTTCTATCAAAGACAAATCTAAGAAAGTTGAAGAACTTAGCAGAACCGATAGCAATAAGGAAGCTCTAGTTGCTGCACAGCAGGACTTGAAGAAAACAAAGGAGCTAGTTTCACAGTTAGAAACTAGGCAAAAAGCAAACTCTGGAGTCACAATTGATACAAGAAAATTTGACTTCTCCAAAGATTTCTTTGCACGCCAGACGTATCTGACAGTTTCTGGTCATCTTCATCTGGAGAGTCAAGCATGTGCTCTTGGAAATGTCTACTCATTTGGCCCCAGATTTCAAGCAGAGAAATCAGCATCGAAAAAGTCGTTAGCTGAGACATGGATGGTAGATGTTGAAATGGCCTTCTCAGAGTTAGAA GATGCCATGGATTGTGCGAATGACTTTTTAAAGTTTGTATGCAAAATGCTTGTGGAGGATTGCATGGAAGATCTACAATTCGTATTGAAACGGATAGACAAAGCTGTTATAGAGCGCCTTCAGTTTACCATGTCAAGTTCATTCGAAAGGATTTCCTATGCCGAAGCAATAGAAGTTCTGAGACAG GTGGCTGGCAAGAAATTTCAGAGTAATGTAGAATTTGGAGTTGCTTTGACTGAAGAACATCAAAG TTATTTGGttgatgaaatatataaaaagCCAGTAATTATATACAACCACCAAAAAGGACTAAAGCCATTCTATGTCCGTTTGAATGATGATGGGAAGACCTCTGCAACATTTAATGTGGTCTTACCAAAG GTAGGAACTGTGATTAGGGGAAGCCAAAGTGAAGAACGCTTCGATGTGTTGAGCTCGAG GATGAAAGAATTGGGGCTGCCAAAACAGCAGTACGAATGGTATCTAGATCTTCGCTGTCATGGCTCTGTCAAAACCTCCGGTTTCAGCCTAATGCTTGAATCTTTGGTGCTTTATGCCACTGGCCTGAATGATGTCAAAGATGCTGTCCCTTTTCCTAGAAGTTCTGGCAGAGCTAATAACTAA